The following nucleotide sequence is from Amblyraja radiata isolate CabotCenter1 chromosome 22, sAmbRad1.1.pri, whole genome shotgun sequence.
agttattaaagatgggatagcagcacatttggaaagtggtgaaatcattggacaaagtcagcatggatttacaaaaggtaaatcatgtctgacgaatcttatagaattcttcgaggatgtaactagtagcgtggataggggagaaccagtggatgtggtgtatctggacttccagaaggctttcgacaaggtcccacataagagattagtatacaaacttaaagcacacggcattgggggttcagtattgatgtggatagagaactggctggcaaacaggaagcaaagagtaggagtaaacgggtccttttcacaatggcaggcagtgactagtggggtaccgcagtgctgggaccccagctatttacaatatatattaatgatctggatgagggaattgaaggcaatatctccaagtttgcggatgacactaagctggggggcagggttagctgtgaggaggatgctaggagactgcaaggtgacttggataggctgggtgagtgggcaaatgtttgtctgatgcagtataatgtggataaatgtgaggttatccattttggtggcaaaaacaggaaagcagactattatctaaatggtggccgactaggaaaaggggagatgcagcgagacctgggtgtcatggtacaccagtcattgaaagtaggcatgcaggtgcagcaggcagtgaagaaagcgaatggtatgttagctttcatagcaaaaggatttgagtataggagcagggaggttttactgcagttgtacagggtcttggtgagaccacacctggggtattgcgtacagttttggtctccaaatctgaggaaggacattattgccatagagggagtgcagagaaggttcaccagactgattcctgggatgtcaggactgtcttatgaagaaagactggatagacttggtttatactctctagaatttaggagattgagaggggatcttatagaaacttataaaattcttaaggggttggacaggctagatgcaggaagattgctcccgatgttggggaagtccaggacaaggggtcacagcttaaggataagggggaaatcctttaaaaccgagatgagaagaacttttttcacacagagagtggtgaatctctggaactctctgccacagagggtagtcgaggccagttcattggctatatttaagagggagttagatgtggcccttgtggctaaggggatcagagggtatggagagaaggcaggtacgggatactgagttgcatgatcagccatgatcatattgaatggcggtgcaggctcgaagggccgaatggcctactcctgcacctaatttctatgtttctataccccaGTAGACTACGATTCACACACATCCTGTCTTGCTGACTTGAGACAAATGTAAATTTGGATTaagacttcataagttcataagttataggagcataattaggtattcggcccatcaagtctataccaCCATTCAAGcatagctgatctatcgttccatctcaaccccattctcctgccttctccccataatgcctgacacccgtactaatcaagaataaccTCTTTTCATAGTGCATGAATGTTTCCAAGTACATCTCACATATATGAATCATACATTCTTTATTCATTAAGATCACAATGAACAAGTATTACCTGATAGCTGGTAAAGATTTATTACATAATTACTCAGTATGTCCAGAAAAGGTAAAATAAAAACCCTAAGTGCTGCACAAAGTGCATGGAAATGTGGAGTTTACTCCACTAACAAGCCACAGAGACTGGTTTTCAAAACAACTTTCAGGGACAATTGACTTTCATTTTAGGGCATGAAAGATGGTTAAGGAATCAAGGCAGCTAAATGGAGTTGGCAGACAGTTAACCTCTGAAGCAAATGAATGCCAGAACAGGCAATGGGCTGCTTCAGTTCCTAGGTACAAAGAGGAGGACAGTCCAGTGAGAACCTTTCACCCAGTCAGTGTAGAAACATACCAACATTTTTCATCAACTATGGACTAGTGTGAACAAGAGTTAAAATCATACCAGGACTGAGCGATTCTGAAGTGTTTGATCTTCGGTGAAATTTGTCCTGTGAGGCCACAGTCTCCCCCCTCATCTATGTACCAGGAACTGAAAGAGACTAACAATCTGCCCTGGGGCTGCAATGCCACTGCACCATTAGCCACTGGGGGCCACATGGATGGGAGTCAAATGGAAGGCAGCTGCGTGGAAGGGACCTTGCTGGAGCTCATCTTGCATGCCTTACTGCTCCATCCTCTCCGTTACTTTTCAATGACAGAGCCAAGCTCAGTGGCTGGTGCATCTCAGCACACCAATCTTGACTCTCACTGCATACTCCCTTTGGGTGAGTACAGGACTGGGCCTGCTGAGCTTAGACTTTTATTTTCAGTCACCTCTCTCCAGTTATCGGCCTGTAAATCACCAGGGCTTCCTAGCTACAGTGGAGGCATGCAGATCACACCATCCAGCTTTTCCACAACCTCGCCAAGAGATTCTTTGCAGAGTTGCTGCATTTCTTGTAGCTCCCGCTTTAAAGCAGCCTCCTCAGTTCTCAGCTGTGTGGTCACCTCCAGTGCCGTGAGACACCCAATGTCTGGTTTTGCCGGAGAAAACTTTGTACTCTTGGCAGAAGAATTGTCTCTGAGTGCCAACCTGGCATGGCCATGTTGTCTCCATCGGTGGCTAATTCTGGCATGCAACACTCCCAGCTTCTTTTCCACGTCACACTGTGTTGGACAAACAAATTCATCCCACCCTGTGTGAGATCGGACTTCTCGCTCCTTGTCTTCAGTCTACAATAAAGACAGGCAGCTACAGGTCAGGTTTGCAATGCTAACGGTATCTTGAAAAGTCATGTTACGTGCAAGACAGTACGTTTGATGGTACAGCATTCATCCAGTGCACCCCTCCCACAGTACAGCCCTCTCCTGTGACAATGCAGCAATCCCACTCCTTTCCTACAACAGTGCTGCCCCTCCACTAGTGTCACATTCATAGTCCTCCCCTCTGGCCATACAGCCCTCTCCCAATACTGTTATTCTGATAGTAAAGCACTCTCACAGTTCTCCTCTCTGACAGTAGCATTCCTTCCACCCTGTATGCAAGTGGCAGCCTAGATTGTGCAGGGTGAGGCTTAAACCTCCAATGTTTCAGCTCAAGACAGCACAGATGTATTTGGTGTTTATTCATTACCTGGCCATTTCCAGGATAATGAGGAAAGAGTAATACATGTTGGTCTTGCACAAACACGTATTCCTTATGCTGGGAAGGTGCAAATATTCAGCTGCCTGATATTCCAACTGCTCTGAGTTATCAAGGTGCTAGGAAAATGCACCTGAGTGGAGGTAATTCTCCAAAACATCATTTGTTTTAACTGACGCACAACAAAGTCGAAGGTTTACCGTTTTGATCTTGGTCTTTTGCCCATCTTGCAGCTTCATCTGCAACTTCAGGATCTCACTAGAGAGATGATCCATTTCTTTGAAGGTAACACGGTCAACGTGGTCACCAGACAGGGCTGGTGAGTGTGCAGTGGCTGCTATACTGTTCTCATCCCGTGGGTTCTGCGTGTCTTGTAGCTTAGCTGCCAGCACACTTTCCTGCCAAGGAAGATTTttattaaatgtatcttgtgtCACTAGTATCGTGCGTTCTTTTGCACACTCACAATTAAACTAAAGAGGCTGAGAATCCCACAGCCAACGTATACCATCCTTTGAAATAATAGCACTCAGTTGTATTCATGCACCATAACTGTGGGGACAGTTGGCCTATAGAGCTCTCCCTTGCTTTGTCTCACACTGCAGAAGGAGATAAAGTGGGAATTTCTGAAATGGGGCAATGATTGCTCATAATCGGGAATGTTGTTTATGCTGCAAGAGTTAAAGTATTCCACCTCCCACCTCCTGCCCCCTACTTCCATATATGTTAGCCTCCATCTAAATGTTGTACATGGGGACAGTGTGGAGCAGCACTGCACCAGCGCAGGAACGTGGCTGCTCTATATCTCCCGACCGGGTGAAAAGGAATCCGTTCTTCATGGAGCCGCATAGACGTCTTTGTAGAATCTCACAACATGTGGACAGATATGTGAACAGGAATGCTGACCCGGGTGGCATGGgcattgtgccaaagggcctgattccatgctgtaaagTATAACTCAATCACCAAGTGTTCAGGTTTGAGTCAGGGATACCGCTTCTGGTGAAAAGCGTCATTTACTGGGAGTCATCAGGAAATCAGATTCCTTAGCATTGGTGAAATCAGCCCCTGTAGAGTGAATGCTCATTTTAACCTCAAGAGGAGCTTCACACGTGTGTCAGCACAGTCACAAAGCAGGAGCTGGGGATGTACTATTCTACCAAGCCGTGCAGACACAGCACGGACGGTCGTGTCCTACCACACCATATAGATAGAGTtcagatgatatcactctctcacCATCCACTGCCAAAATAGTGGCTCCAGCTGCCTCCACTCCAGGTACGCCTCCAGCCACATGTTCTCACGCTCCAGGAGCTGCACAAACTACAGCAGTGAAGGGGTGTTAGCACAGGAACAGTAAGAGATCGTTGCTGATGTCCTAAAGTAATGGATAGCAGTAGGGGGAGCAGCTTAAATGCCAGCATCGAATCTCCACCCGAGAGTAATTACAAAATCATAACATTACTGGTACAAAGTTCACCGTTGAGAGATCGGAAAAATAAGGAGAAATTGTTAGCCCACTGCTATAAATCCCTTTTCTGTAGATCTTTACATGCTGCGTTAAATTGTTCCATTAACATCACTCAGTTTTTCAGACAGCAGCAAGTCTCTGTGGTTCACTGATTGCAGGACCATGGGAGCTGGCTTCAGATAGATCCTGGGCTAGAAAACGGAAACTGTCCAAGATTCTCACTGCTTGATCACAAATTAGCAGTCCATGCTAAAATACCCTCATACATACACTCAGCAAGAACAAGATCAGCAGCTTCTGTGACTCTCACACCGATACACGAAGGATGGCACGAGTGACTCTACAGCAGTGTGTGACATCATCCTCATGAGCTGCCATTCAGTGCCACTGCACTGCCACAAGAGTCGGCTCAGCTCAGGAATGGGCATGTCCAATTCCTGACACAAGGAGTGATACAAAAGGCGAACAGAATTTAGCACAGAGAGCAATACGGCACAGTAACAGGctcatcagcccacaatgtccgtgctgaacatgatgccaaggtaaactaatctctgcctgc
It contains:
- the tedc1 gene encoding tubulin epsilon and delta complex protein 1 isoform X3; the encoded protein is MTVKAAIAAVCRVLAGAGAGVGALSPEAFRQAKFDRDEVTADFWKLLYCLLKLVSENKNCAVTDLGHQIEYVKAAVCYYGYGFLDFYQLPADGSRGSRDLLLVFSWLLQKIHLFEKLLERQRLRVEDQVSLCMIHLYTRGCRSGQSYSHLFATETRLIRDPERCSEFVQLLERENMWLEAYLEWRQLEPLFWQWMESVLAAKLQDTQNPRDENSIAATAHSPALSGDHVDRVTFKEMDHLSSEILKLQMKLQDGQKTKIKTTEDKEREVRSHTGWDEFVCPTQCDVEKKLGVLHARISHRWRQHGHARLALRDNSSAKSTKFSPAKPDIGCLTALEVTTQLRTEEAALKRELQEMQQLCKESLGEVVEKLDGVICMPPL
- the tedc1 gene encoding tubulin epsilon and delta complex protein 1 isoform X2; translation: MTVKAAIAAVCRVLAGAGAGVGALSPEAFRQAKFDRDEVTADFWKLLYCLLKLVSENKNCAVTDLGHQIEYVKAAVCYYGYGFLDFYQLPADGSRGSRDLLLVFSWLLQKIHLFEKLLERQRLRVEDQVSLCMCRQAAAVRPTEKSDSPAGEHAVGMDVRYLQWLQGKLRFRWKSLHSAQQERCATLHKFVQLLERENMWLEAYLEWRQLEPLFWQWMESVLAAKLQDTQNPRDENSIAATAHSPALSGDHVDRVTFKEMDHLSSEILKLQMKLQDGQKTKIKTTEDKEREVRSHTGWDEFVCPTQCDVEKKLGVLHARISHRWRQHGHARLALRDNSSAKSTKFSPAKPDIGCLTALEVTTQLRTEEAALKRELQEMQQLCKESLGEVVEKLDGVICMPPL